The following is a genomic window from Aquila chrysaetos chrysaetos chromosome 2, bAquChr1.4, whole genome shotgun sequence.
AGATCTTACCATAGTTTTAGCTATGTACACTGGTCCTGGTTAATGTTTAGATGCTATGTGACAACTGCATTACTAGTGAGCATTAATCGCCACCCTGTCGGGCTAAGAAGTGTCTCAATGCATTAGCACCATTTCGTAATGCCTACAGTCTGCAGAGACTAAATGTCACTCCATGATGAAGTGTGTGAGTCTGCCATACCAGGAAAATGGGTAGATATGtttcaaatgtatttgcatCTCCCAGTTTTTCCTTTACAATGCATCtgtgcacacatatatatttatatatctaaATATCAGCATATATGtttgtatataaatacatgtatataaatggagctgcttcttgcagtgttttttacTGAACTCTACTAGACAGGTGTTAGGCCTTGATATTATAATTGAAAGCACAGATTGGTTGTTTGTGCTTTCATGGGTCACCTGTTAGAAGACTGGGCCATCCTGCTAAAAATAAACCTCTGTGCTGTAACTCAACAAGATCACTGTCTAGTGACAACAACATAAATGACAGTATGAAGCTGGATGAAAAGAGACCCTGAGCAGGGTTTGGTATGTGtttggaaacaggaaaaaattaatgtgaGTAAGATGTTGAGAACTCTTTCAAGTACCATCAACAGTGAAAAGTATTCCTCTTATctgtcagaagaagaaaagcatttgtagctgttatttctcttatCATAAAGGCATAAATGTCTGAcgatctgttcctctgcaagaGTGTTTTAAATCCACGTGTGCTCAAGCCCCTTGTGTCTTGTCTCCACAGATATCATGGTGGAATCACCCGATGAACAGTCAATTGTGACGTACGTGGCACAATTTCTGGAACACTTCCCAGAGCTGGAAGGGGTATGTGTTTACTGCTACATCATGtcattttcttaatttgcttTGGTGTACTTAATAAAGTCAGATATTGCTGTATTTATCTTCTAGGTTTCTTTctaagctatttaaaataaaccacaaactcagattttatttttcacatttttgttaaaTCCAGTCAAATAGGCTTTCATTGGCGATTGCTAAAATGCTTTAGATAGATAGAATTATGCTTGTAAACATTTACATCCAATTATAACTTTCAGAGGTTAGAACTGGTTACATAGGGTACTACTACTTTGCTATATTAGTCTTAAATAAGGCTGAAATTTATCCCTTCATCTATGATGATTCATTGGACTTTGAATTATGTTTTGACTTCTGTCTTCTCAAGTTTGAGGGCCACAGTCAATCTGAATTTAGCAGGTATCAGACACAAGATACCAGAGGCTGAATCTTGTCAATGCAGCAGTCAAAAGCACTCATTGTAAGCATGAAATAAACTGCAGCTTAAAGGACCAGGACTTTAATGCAGGCTatcaaaaataaagaattgaGGAGCAAGCAGGGACTGACGGTGTGAGGGATTGACAAAGGTCTTCTGGAGAAACAGAGGATAAACTTAGAGAGGAATAAATGATAGGAGACAGAAAACTCGAGGAAAAAGGGGAAGTCCCAGGAACTGGAGAAGAGAGCTGCATGAGTTGAAAAACTGTTCTGGAGGCTTCTTGTACTTCCAGACAAACCTAGTTCAACACAGTCTTTTTGGTTTGAAGGGGTCCCCAAGGAGTATCTGGGTCCCTCGAGTATCTGGGTAAGTTTTTGCGCTAGCGTACATGCACATAAATGATGGTTCCTACCCCTCTCATTTCTTGACTGAAGGTTCCAGTTGGTATGTATTTTGTATCTTATAAAATTGGTGGGTGTTACTAAAGTCActggaattaaaattattataataatctaattattattaatagaTTAGAAGAGCAATAAGATTTGTTGGCATTTAGActtgtgtgtattttaatggacaaataaaaaagcctacttttttttgttaaaatacagtctGTTGGAATGGAATAATCTAGTATAGTAATATATTTCACAGTGGATTTAGTGGACTtgttagatttattttattcccaGGGCTTGGGATTGTGTCAAAAAGCCAAGTCAGTTGTCTCCGCAGGTGGAGCAGGGAGAGATGAATACATAACAACTGAGGAGTAGGCTTGTCTGCATTCTAATCTTCCTGTACAAGTGGCTTCTTGACGTTGAGCTTTGTTCAAGTCACTTGACTTGCCAAATTGGTTTCCCTACTTTCAAAATAAGTGAGTCATTAATTGGCCATTCACAAGGTAGTGGGATGATGGGCTGGGTAGTTATTCTTTCTGGAGTGTTTGGGAAAAGTAAAATGGTATCTGAGGTATGATTTGTCTTTTAATGGTGTATCATCACTTATAGGAAGACTTTACAGATCCTGACAAGGAGCTTCCTATTGAGTCCACGTATGTCCACATCAAAGACACACCTtcagaaaaggaaggcaaaatcttgattttaagtgaaagtgaagaaaacatgtATACCGTTAATCACGAAAGGAGTCATCCAGCTCCTCCAAAGGTTCATATTCATGACACCCCTGAGAGAATTCCGTCAGAAACCATTCCTGAAAAATGTAATGGGAAATTGAGTCAAGTGTCAGGTGATTCACAGGAAACATCTGAAGAGGAGCCTCAGAGGCCTACCTCACTGAAAATTACAGGATCTGTCAGTTTTGAATCCAATTCCTCTTGGGAGGTTCTCAGTGATAAATTCATGCCAGGTGAAGGGGGCATATCTGATGATCCACTGAAACAGAATGATGAcctttctccagctgttctGACAGAtcagaaaaattctgttgaCTCTTTTGAAGACTACTCTGAAGAATTAACTAAAGAAATCTCTACTGAATATGACAACGAAACTAAGAGCCTTTCAGCCAACACTTCTTCTTTGAGTCCATTATCCTGGACTTCAGGTATACTTACAGATGAATCTATAAATAAAGTAGAAGAGAGCAAACCCCAGAATTCAATTCTTTTACCAGAAGGTACCTCAAAACAAGAAGATACGCATAAGTATGTTCTTCATCTAAATGAGGAAATACTGAAGCTTCCACAAAATGAACATACAAAGCAATCACCTGTCTTTGAGACAATAGAAACTAACCATTCGTCACTGAGTGGTTCTAATCTCAAAAGCCAAGAACTATCTACAGAGCCTGAAGCATCTGATGACTCTCTCTCAGATGTACCCAAAAATCCAGAGGACCTGGACAGCTGTGACGAAGTTGAGTCTTCAGCTGAAGTGCTACCCAGTTCTTCGAAAGTGTCTGTAATACCCCACGATCTCTTTTATTATCCACATTATAATGTTCCCATATCAGCAGTTTTGAATGCTTACCTTGAGCCTTGTATTGAAGGTTATGGTACTGGAAATGACAAATCTTCTTCTGAAACAGTAACAGATGTTTTACATGAGAAGAGCTTACCAGAACAGAACTACAAGGAAGATGTTCCAGACCCAGACTTAGGGAATAAGCTAGGTGTCCCTCCATCAGAAATGGATACTGAGAATGGCAAGGAGGACACAACAGATACTAACAGTCACATGAATTCTTTCGATGAAAAAGAAGTGCCATTACTAGTAGGAGAAGAGTTAGAAATTGAAAAAGATGGCAAAAAGGCCGCCAACCATGAAGATTCCACCATTCTGCAACACCCTgaggtattttatttattaccaGCATTTCTATGTGTATATATGGAGGATTAGCATCTGACCTCAgtggttttcatttgctttcgTTTTGCAGTGCTTTGGAGAAGTATGTAAAATGTACTTGGTTTCCTGTCCAGTAATGCTGTTTGCCACAGCCCTCTACTGGAATGAATAGAATTGCAGATCCCTAAGAAGATCTGACATTAAAAGAGAGTATAAGCCCTAATACTAATAGTACtgcaaaaatgtgaattttaattatgttttaaagTAGTTTGAGGCTCCTGTATAATCCCTGGGCATAAAAGATTATCACAgatggtatttttaataatttgtaatGAGATGAACAGAAAGTAGTATTGTTGATTTAGAAAGGGTACAGGCAAAGGTAATTTTTGTCTGAATCCAAATAAGTTTGCCTACAAAAACTTAAACCAATTTGAGTAGGATAAATTACGTGGGTAAAATGAAGGATTATCTAcactggaggaggagaaatagGGATTTTTGGTAATTATTCTGTGTATTGGATTTAGGCAATTTGCTACTCATCTCTTCTTGCAGACACTGATTTTGAATTGTCTTACACGTTTTCCAGAGCAGTGATTTTAGACAGTGCTTTTCAGGAATAAGTGTCCATTTAATGTTACTCCACATGTTGCTTACACAAGTTGCTTGACTAGAGTCATGAAGTCAATTTGCTGTTAGCTTCAACGACTAATTGAggatagattaaaaaaaatcttagtggATTACTTCAAAGACCCATGTCCTGTCATCTCTTCTTACATAAAAAGAACTGACAACTAATTGTATGTATGTTGAACTGATGATACTTTATAGCTTAATGtatccaaaattattttcaagaaatgaattgctttttattctctttagtGAGACTTTCAATCTTGTACTACATGCAATTTAGCATCTGAGTAGGCTACACCACTAAGATATTTTGAAGGGTAGGGAAGAAATCTTGTTGtctaatgcaaaatatttcttaatttcaacAGGCCATAGTAGAATATCTAGAGGATTTATCAGTAGCCATAAAGAGACCAGAAAAAAGTAGTAatagggaggaagaagggaaaaatatgatCAAAGCAGAAGACTTGCAAATCTCAGAAGTTGCTACTACTGCTCTGTCACAAGATAAACTGGAAGAAATTGCTGATTGTCAGGAATTTACCAGGTATTTCACATTAACTTTGTCTTAAATATACCTAACTGCTATGAATGCCTGGTCTTTTGAAGTGTGCCCTGTCCACTGGATGTTTCTTGTAGACTTCTTTTAGGAGCAGTGTATTGGGACTCATTGGTTTCTTCCTGTGTTTATCTTAAACATGTTGAGTGATTCAGTGCCAGTAGGACTTGATTTGACTTTGCTACGCGAACTTTGCTATGCAAAACCCAACAGGAACCCCAGTGCATTTTGAACATGGCAGTGTTATAACTGTTTTTCCAACAGAAGGAGCGTTTTGTAACATAGATTAAATAATTCATGTGCATTGTGACACCATGTGGAAGTGTGACATTGCTTCATTCCAACAGATATTTGTTGgcctttctctctgtctctgaaCAAGCGAACGAGGTTGTGGtaggttgaccttggctggccaccaggtgcccaccaagccattCTCTAACTCCCCAtcctcagcaggatggggggagaaaataagatgaagaaCTAATGGGTCGAGGTAAAGgtagtttaatgaaaaaaagcaaaggccatgtgtggaagcaaagcaaaagaggaccaaaaaaaaaaaaattattctctacttcccattaGCAGCcaatgtccagccacttcctgggaagtagggTCTCAGTAGGCGTAGTGGTTgcttcagaagacaaatgcCTTAATAATGAGTGTGTATGTGTCCCTTTgccagctgcttcttttctcttaggttttattgctgagcacaacatcatatggtatggaatatccctttggtcagtttgggtcagctgtcccggctaTGTCCCCTCTCAAcctcttgcccagccccagcctacTGGCCTTTGCAGGAGGGTCGGAGAGACAGCCTTGGGGCTGTGCGAGCACTGCTTAGCAATAGCtgaaacattggtgtgttatcagcactgttttagCTACAAATAGAAAGCATAGCACTATAGGGGCTGCTGTAGGGAAAGTTAACTGCACCCgagccagacccagtacagaGACACTCAGCTAATTTTACTCCATTCACTTCTGTTCCCTCTTATGTTCTAATTTAGTTCTTAGGTAATGTTTTTGAGTGGGACATGAACTGTAATTTGTTGATGCTTATCACTATAGCAGTCTAATGAACTTGAAAGAGTTTGCTTAGAAAAACCCATTGTCTCCTTCAAGCTTTCTGCTCCCTGCAAGGTCtgtcaattttttatttatatagataGCCATAAAACCTGGGGTATACTCTCACTTAAATGTGAATGATGTCAAAGGTGCAAAAACCCTATCAGAtaccatttttcagaaaagattcCAATTTGAGCATATGGATTTTTTATCATGGGTCAGATTTTCGCAAAGCTATTTTTTATAAAGTTACTGATAAATTCAAGTCCATATTCTAATACATGCAACAATGCATATTTGTGGTTTTGCATAGCTTAAAACTAGCATGTGCAATTGCAGTGGCTCTCTTTGaagtcaaaacaaaacttagctttatgaatttaaaaactttgcttttacatACATTTCAGAACCAGTGACAGTGATTCCAACATTTATCTCCGAAAAAGATCTCCTAATACTTCTGAGGAGGTAAGTATGTGGAAATTTACCTATCGCTGTTTTTCTATGTCTCTTAAACTCCAAAAGTTCACATACTGTAAAAGGGTCTATTCTATATATAAAGCTCGGTGACAGTACAAAAACCCTGTGACTTCTAATAATTTTAGTACCAAAACCAGGCATAGCTTAAAAGCTTTACTGAACTCTTCTAAATATATGGAACTGAACCTTATTGAACCTTGAACAAACCCACAAAGGAGCACCTAATACTACAATTAAATCTGTTATAACTTTGAGGCTTACTTCATCATAACTGTATAGCTGCAACATTTCGCTTCGTTGAAGCTGCCTTTATTTGATGCTCCAGTTTCTTTTAGTTTGTGCATTCTCTGTATGTATGTTGGTGTCCTGGTCACAGCCCTGCAAAAATGCTGGGTGTCTCCTGATGTGCACTTTTTATGAAAGATTGGGCTCTTTCCCTGTCCTTCATAGCAGCGGTGTATTATATTATCTCAATGGCAGCACCTAACCCTATAATGTGAAACTGCATCCTTCAAGGCAGATGTAATTCACACTGGTTTCTTGAGAGCACACTATACAACTGAgctctggatttttattttttaagtcagaaGGAAGGGACAGCATCAACAAGCTGGGCACACTGAGCAAGGATAGGAATATGGctcttttcagcacaaaataaaattctgactGTCTTGGAGCTTTAAAGAAATGCTGCCACCAATGTTGAATGAAACGGAGATTTCACACACATGCTTTAGTTTTGCAACACTGTCAGAGCCACTAGAAATATATATGAATGAGGGAAGCTTTATTCAACTGAATGAAAGTagttgaaagcaaaaatatcttatttcacaattttttcccttttctgtgtgtgtaccAGACTGCAGTTGTGGATGTGCTGGCAGGGAATAAATTTATAAGcacactttcattttatttgagcAAACATTAGACATACTCTGcataaaatacacacacaattACCATCTTTGTGAGATgctgaattttattctttttacatAATCTATTCCTCGTTTGTTTAAGGAAACCTATGGTGTAAACGAGCAGAAGATGACGGATATGGATGAAAATCCATTAATCATCAGGTGAGTTGTTCTTATTCAGATAAAGCCTTTTGCAAAGAATCCATAACTCCTAGGTACTTCAAACAATGTtacaaagggaaatgaaaattaactatAATGGTAGAGACTGACTGGATGTCTTGTGTAACGGCTTGGAGTCCATATTTCCCATAGGTGTAAGATACAAAACTTCTTTATTGCTCAATCTCCCCCTTgactaaaatgcttttttcttgtcttgagAGGAAAGATTCAGCTGTCTAAGCAAGACTGTGAGCACTTTCCCCACATGGTGGATATTTCAGACCAAGAAAAGAGTGGGAGGACTTCAAATATGAGGCCCTCTGGCAGTGATGACTCTTTCCAGGTTTGGAAGACTGTCAAGACAATGTTTAGTGTGGTCAGTGCTAGGGAAAGACGATACTTCAGTGGAGTTCTGGCCTCTGTTAGAGCACCCATGCGTTTTTATaatttgtatgtgtgtttagTTTAGACGTAGGGTGATGGATCCTGAACACAGAGTATGTATCCCTTTGATATTAAGGTCTACATATCTATTAGAAACAAGGATTGCTTTAGGTTTTCCCTCTCAGTTGATACCGAATAGTACCTCCCAGAACTTCTAGTTAAAATGATGGTTGCATTTAAATgcacaaaacacacaaaatattaTTGGGATCCACTGTCCTGGACTCACTTatgcttctgtgaaaaaaatacatgaatacCTGTCACAGTTACGCCTGTTTGCAGACTGCTGATATTGAGCAAGTTTTGTGTAATACTCAGGTATATATCCAGTATAATATCTGAGCAAGTATGATGCCCCAAGCCAGAAAAAGGACTCATTAAAACAGGCCAAAAACCAGTTTTCTCCAaaagtggattaaaaaaaggtcTACCAGAAGGTGATTCATGTagtattataaaattataaaatgagTGTACCATCTCGTACCTTTTTAAATAAGaccttttcttgtctttgtcaGAGCTCAGTGGTGCTGGCAAAGTCCATCAGGCTTTGCCCTTATGAACCTTATGAGCTGGAATTTTGGAAAGTTGGAATTTTGGAGTTGTTCTAGAAAACCCCAACTGCTAGTTGGTTTCTGGAAGTCTTGggctttttctgtttaatcTGTTTCTATTTAATTCTGTTTAATCTTCTGGTGTCTGACATGAGCAGCTCTGAAAGTTGATGATTTGGTGAAAGTATATCAAGTCAGATACAAGTCAAGTAAAATTGTGGAAGTGTCATATGTGTTGCCCAGAGTTATGTTTACTGTTCTGAATATAAAAGGGCATCTTTTTGACTGATGGAAATCACCTTACATCAAAGGACTGTACTGTAATGGCATGTATTTAAACTACCTGAGAATTTGTCCGGAGTTTTCGGAGGATTAATTGCTATGTACATTTGCTCCCCGGGGGAACACAGTGTTACAGCCCATTATGCACCTCCTAGTCTAACTTGCACTCCAACTGACTATATTGAAATGGTTCATTAAACTGCTGTCTTTTAGTCTGCCCTCTGATCTTTACAGTAAATATTAACAGTGAgggtttcttcttctttttcctgcctcttatcaaattctctcctgttttcaggaagaaaaaggacttGGAAGCAAGTGAGACTCCAGCACCAACTCATGAGATTACGATTGTTGAGCAGCCAGAGCTATTCTACTTCATCATTTTCTTCTGGGTGCTGGTCTACTGCCTTTTACTCCTTCCACAGCTTCTTAGCAACAAAGTTTGATCTCTGTGAGGTGTGGAAAAATTAAGGACGGTGGTTGGATTGCTTTGTGTATCTGCATATGAATATGTTCCTTCAGGTGaagcacaaacagaaatgtagGACCTGGTATTTGTGTTTATTATCAGGTTGTCCTCAATTCCTCTACTGTTGTGCTATGACAGTGTCTAAGCACATTTTATATTACAATaactgtgtgtatatatataaaaaggaCCTGATTTAGTAGACGCGATTTTGTACATTTGTGCCTTGCTTTATAAGAtgctaaataaaaccagataatTATCAGTAGAAATATGAACAATTCAGAGCTCTGGTCTTCAAAAATGATTCTTCTGGCTTCATTTACTTACGTAGGGCCTGACAGCTGTGGAAGAGGGGTGGTGGTGACTTGCCCATGAATCTGGTCCACCTGCAAGGGCAAAgctagaaatgctttttcatgttttccatgCAATTCGAGAGAGCTGgagacagagcagagctgcaggtggTAGAACACAGTGACCCCAGGAATTGATTACAATTCCAATGGCAATCCAGTGGAGCAACAAAATCAAGTTGAGGGTTTATTTGGGTAGGGGAGTTTGGTTTTTTaggatttaaattaatttttatcctGCACCTTTTGTTATGTTTAATTCACAGGAATAAATTGGGTGTGGAGAAGTGTGAAGAACATACATGCTAGCTCTTTCTTAGGAGGGATGATACAGGAAATCTTAGCCCAGGAACTTCTGTAGAGAATACCTgaagaaatacactttttgtACATTACTGATGGTGGCCATCTTTGAAAAGATGTTCAAGAGGCTTAATAATTTTATCAGGAATAGATACcatggttttgggtttgtttttttttttaaaagtacctcTCTGCTTCTgaggctgcttctgcttccttttctctgctgcttttaattacCAGATCATGtgaagatttctcttttttgaagATACAAAAAATAATAGGTAACCTAATTTGCTGAGGCTACTGTTAAGACATAAGTGCATGGTAAAAGGACTAGAAATATCCTTCAAGTGCCCAAATCAACAGACAAAGAAATGACAGATGTAAAactaaatacagagaaatgttGAGAGCTGGTATTGACTTTCTAGTGCAACTGAAGAGACTCTTCTGACTTGTCCATAGACACAGTTGAGCCACTTCTGCATCTTGTAATTTTTGTCCACCTCAGTGATCACTTTAGGATATTTGATTTAGGATTTTTGCCAGAGAAGGCGTACCTGTGCATTACAGGACAAAAGAGAAGTCTTCAATTTAATAGCAGTAACTTTTCTCTGTGTGACTTTTAGTCACTGTTTTTCATCAGCATATTTTTAGTTTCATAGTATGCTTTATGTGATTATGTCGTGTTGTTGCTTCCACCTGAAAATTCATAAGGTTGACTGCAATGTGCTTCATAAAATCAGGGTTTCATAATTTACATTGAGTGAAAGTTACAACATATGGCTATAAGTTTTACGTATTTTGTTTTAGCATAAGGTGTATCTCTGCCCTGGGTTAGTTTTCAGCTGAACTAATAGTACCTGGGATCAGGACACATCAGAATATACAGCAATTTATTTGCAGGTATTTAAAACCAGTTTGTAGTCATGTTATCTGCTGGGGTAATCCTAACCGTCCATCACACTTCATTCTTTTTGGTAAGTATTTTGTTTCCCTGGGATTTTTCTTCCGAGCTGCAGTTAGAATTTAATAGCAGCAATGCACAGCAGGAGATCTTAAACACTGAAGATAAAACTCTGAACCTCTTTCAGTCAacagaaagctgaaatcttTCCTATTCTGTCCTGTCACCGTTGACTAGAGCTGGATTCACCCCATGAACCTAAAAATAAGATCCTTTGTGCTTGGTTAGGAACAGATCCAAACTGCCCAACTTAATTCAGTGTAAATCAacctaagtaaaaaaaatagtctttcatCTTGCTGATGAAAATGTTCAACATGTTCAGTCATCTGATTTTGTGATGCATGAACCTGTTTGTGCTTGTTGGTGAAGACAAGGAtactttcttccaaaagaaaacctgtattAGAGTTTTTGAAGATGCTTCCTTGAAGTAGGCTAAAATATATCATTGGAGGGCTagtgctttttctctgaaagcatAAAACTTAATACAAGAAGCTTTATATCCTTATCCTGAAAACCAGTGAATACCAGGCTGGGGTATGGCAGCTATTTAATAGCAGCAAGTAGCAATGTACATCAGTTTGGAATGAAAGTGTTAACAGCTCTTCATTATGTGCCACTCTTCATAGGCTCCTTTGGTTTATGACAACTTTTTCTGAGCCTTTCTGTCTTACTCTCTGGTTCTTCCATGTTTCTTAGTCTTCAGCAGAGATTATCTGGAGTTGGATTACAGTCTCTTCATAGAACTTTACAGCTATCAAAGTTCAATCAAGTAAAGTAAGCTCCCTTTTgtcttctctccttcttcctaagaaaattaatcagaatGAGGAGGTCTTTGGATATCTCATCTAAACAACTGACACCCATAAAGAATGGAAAAGTGAATAGGAATGCACTGATGCTGACAACTTCATTACatagtattttctttcaagaggGAGAAAACCCAGGGGTTTCTTTCTTGCCTCCCACTGATGAACAGTGACTGAAACAGTGAAATGAGCAATTTAAATGTCAGACAGCAGCCAGCGCTTGTCTTGATCATCTCACCCAATGTTTAAACTGATGTACGCTTTCCAGCCTATCCCATTAGGAGATGGAGATTGTTTCTTCTATGcaaaatagatgaaaaaaatactaaattagTCCATGATACTTGGTAGTAAGTTGCTTTCCAGAGTCGGGTTggtttggttgtggttttgctATAACAGAAGCAGTCTACCTTACTCAGCCGTTCCATGGGTAAGAAGATCCAGGGTAAAAAGTTAAGAGTGATTATACTGGTATAGTCAACTTTGCATGAAAAGAGACTGAACTCTTCAGGAGTTTTGCCATTACTTGGAAGTGCAAAAAATGACATCTGCATAAGCAGCAGCTTCCCCCACTTAAATTGACTTGTAAGCCTGCATCTCTTCTTCCACAGTGCAAGATCCAATCCCTCAGTGCAAGTGCCCTATTCTGAAAACATTGCTTGTTGTTAGACTTTGTGTCCTATTCTGAGCTTAGTCTAAAAGCCTGATTGTGAAGCATTCACTGTGGCAAAGCCTGTTTCAATTTGCTGGCCAGAGGACTGGCTTGAGGTAGCAGAGGTTTTTAAGGCTGGTGGGCAATCTATCATCTATCCATTTTCCAACAGATATGTGCACTGTCTGAATCAGGAAGTTTTCCCTGAATTTTTGCCCgagtttttgaaaaatgctaAGCTTGAACTGACCACATTTGGTATTTTGATTTAGCAGCAGAATTCAGATACACAAGGGTACCAGTCTGTTAAGACCGTTTCTAAAACCCATTGTTGTTGAGCAGATGTGTGGGCAGCAGACTATGGTGAAGTGTAAGTGTCAGGAAGTGCTTGAGGATCACTGGGTAAAGGATGTTTGGTGTTCACAGAAGCACCATTAAAGACTGAGAGACAACTATAATAGGATGGTTCAATGTTGTTGTAGTCATGTAACTTAACTGCGAAGTGTTTCATTGTGATTTTATAGAAAGTGTAAGGAAAGATATGCTATTAAAGACAGGACCCCCCCTAAACATTTATGGGGCAGATGTCTTAGAGTTGAAGAAATTAGTTAAACAGTCACATAATCTGCAAACTGAATCGAATAAAGCCTTTGCCAAATTGTAGGAAATGATCAGCACACAGATAGGGCAAGCACAGATTACAGTAAAAAAACGACAATCACTTTTCAATGCCATGAATATTTTTGATGGATTGAgctctaaaatgttttttattgaGTTTCTAGATTGTAATGAATGTGTCTACAGAATTTTATGCAAAGCTTCAGAgttcagctgttttaaaatgatttttttatatagcaGTGATTATTTTATCTATATATTTAATAGAACTGTAAACCCATTTTAAGAGTACCTGTAAAATTCTATGTATGTGAGAtgattatttattaattatgaCTCATGAGAATGAACATTAAGCTATGCATCGGTTGTGTCATCCATTTGAAAACTGGAAACTGCAAACAGGCAAAAAGTTTTTAATGAACAGTAGACTTGAAAAACATGGGAAATGATTGAATACAGTTGTGTGATTCTTAAAGCTGCATAGCAGTATGTCGTTTTGTGATGTTAAACTTTCAACTAAAGTTGCAAAATATACTGAGTGATTAAGCTACTTTCTTCCATTAAAACTTCTGAGGCTGAAATTTCTACATGTTGATACTTGGTGTCTAAACACACTTAAATCCTCTACATCTTCTGGAGACTGT
Proteins encoded in this region:
- the CLMN gene encoding calmin isoform X1 — translated: MAGQEWDWFQREELIGHISDIRVQNLQVERENVQKRTFTRWINLHLGKCKPPLKVRDLFIDIQDGKILMALLEVLSGQKLMHEYKSSTHRIFRLNNIAKALKFLEDSNVKLVSIDAAEIADGNSSLVLGLIWNIILFFQIKELTGNLNRNSSSSSLSSGPSGPESDTSHPSTPSVERNMSITVKDQRKAIRALLIWVQRKTRKYGVAVQDFASSWRSGLAFLAIIKAIDCTLVDMKQALEKSSRENLEDAFSIAQNKLGVPRLLEPEDIMVESPDEQSIVTYVAQFLEHFPELEGEDFTDPDKELPIESTYVHIKDTPSEKEGKILILSESEENMYTVNHERSHPAPPKVHIHDTPERIPSETIPEKCNGKLSQVSGDSQETSEEEPQRPTSLKITGSVSFESNSSWEVLSDKFMPGEGGISDDPLKQNDDLSPAVLTDQKNSVDSFEDYSEELTKEISTEYDNETKSLSANTSSLSPLSWTSGILTDESINKVEESKPQNSILLPEGTSKQEDTHKYVLHLNEEILKLPQNEHTKQSPVFETIETNHSSLSGSNLKSQELSTEPEASDDSLSDVPKNPEDLDSCDEVESSAEVLPSSSKVSVIPHDLFYYPHYNVPISAVLNAYLEPCIEGYGTGNDKSSSETVTDVLHEKSLPEQNYKEDVPDPDLGNKLGVPPSEMDTENGKEDTTDTNSHMNSFDEKEVPLLVGEELEIEKDGKKAANHEDSTILQHPEAIVEYLEDLSVAIKRPEKSSNREEEGKNMIKAEDLQISEVATTALSQDKLEEIADCQEFTRTSDSDSNIYLRKRSPNTSEEETYGVNEQKMTDMDENPLIIRKKKDLEASETPAPTHEITIVEQPELFYFIIFFWVLVYCLLLLPQLLSNKV
- the CLMN gene encoding calmin isoform X2, with product MALLEVLSGQKLMHEYKSSTHRIFRLNNIAKALKFLEDSNVKLVSIDAAEIADGNSSLVLGLIWNIILFFQIKELTGNLNRNSSSSSLSSGPSGPESDTSHPSTPSVERNMSITVKDQRKAIRALLIWVQRKTRKYGVAVQDFASSWRSGLAFLAIIKAIDCTLVDMKQALEKSSRENLEDAFSIAQNKLGVPRLLEPEDIMVESPDEQSIVTYVAQFLEHFPELEGEDFTDPDKELPIESTYVHIKDTPSEKEGKILILSESEENMYTVNHERSHPAPPKVHIHDTPERIPSETIPEKCNGKLSQVSGDSQETSEEEPQRPTSLKITGSVSFESNSSWEVLSDKFMPGEGGISDDPLKQNDDLSPAVLTDQKNSVDSFEDYSEELTKEISTEYDNETKSLSANTSSLSPLSWTSGILTDESINKVEESKPQNSILLPEGTSKQEDTHKYVLHLNEEILKLPQNEHTKQSPVFETIETNHSSLSGSNLKSQELSTEPEASDDSLSDVPKNPEDLDSCDEVESSAEVLPSSSKVSVIPHDLFYYPHYNVPISAVLNAYLEPCIEGYGTGNDKSSSETVTDVLHEKSLPEQNYKEDVPDPDLGNKLGVPPSEMDTENGKEDTTDTNSHMNSFDEKEVPLLVGEELEIEKDGKKAANHEDSTILQHPEAIVEYLEDLSVAIKRPEKSSNREEEGKNMIKAEDLQISEVATTALSQDKLEEIADCQEFTRTSDSDSNIYLRKRSPNTSEEETYGVNEQKMTDMDENPLIIRKKKDLEASETPAPTHEITIVEQPELFYFIIFFWVLVYCLLLLPQLLSNKV